TTTTGTGATAAAATGGTGGTTGGCGGCTAAAAAAATATGGTTTTGAATAAGTGAAAATTTTAGGGCTAAAAGTGCGGCTCAGCACGGAGCCCTGTTACGAAACGTCCGCTTTCGGGAGAATGATCGCGAAACTTCGGTTACGCAAAATAAACGTTTTGATTTTACGACATGATTATATTTTGATACAAACATTTTTTGGCTCAGTGAAAAAGCGCAGCGCCTCAAAACCGCCCTCGCGACCCATTCCGGATTGTTTCATTCCACCGAAAGGCGTGCGCAAATCACGCAGCATCCAGCAATTTACCCATGCAATACCGTAGTTTAGTTGGTTTGACAATCGGTGGGCACGGGTTAAATCTTCTGTCCAAATGGTTGCGGCAAGCCCGTATGGCGTGCCGTTTGCGAGTTGGAGCGCTTCAATTTCATCGTCAAACGGTGCGATCGTTACCACCGGACCAAATATTTCTTCCTGATTGACGCGGCAGTCGATCGGTAGCCCCTCGATGATGGTTGGTTCAAAAAACCAGCCATTGCGGCAGCGTCCGTCCAGCTGAACGGCATTTCCGCCGCATAAAATTTCGCCGCCTTCTTTTTCGGCAAGCTGCACATACGATTTAATTTTCTGCAAATGTTCACCGGAAATAACCGCACCCTGCAATGTGCCGTCGGCTAACGGATCGCCGATTTCCAGATCACGGGCGTATTCCACAAAATCGTTGCGGAACCGTTCGTAAAGCGAGTTTTCCACATATATTCGCGATCCGCACAAACAAATTTGCCCCTGATTGGTGAATGACGACCGCAGGGTTGTGGCGAGCATGTCGTCATAATTGCAATCATCAAAAATGATGACCGGATTTTTTCCGCCCATTTCCAGTGATAATTTTTTGAACATCGGTGCGGCTGTTTTGGCAATTTCGCGACCGGTTTTGGTGCCGCCGGTAAATGAAATTGCTGAAACATCAGGATGTTCGACAATCGATTTTCCGGCAAAATTCCCAAACCCGTGAATAATATTGAGCACACCGGGCGGTAATTCGATGTCATTGCAAATTTGCGCCAGCAAAAATGCCGTCATCGGCGTGATTTCGGACGGTTTGGCGATCACGCAATTTCCGGCGGCGAGCGCAGGTGCTATTTTCCAACTGAACAGATACAGCGGCAAATTCCACGGCGAAATGCAACCCACAACACCCAACGGCTGGCGCAAAGTGTAGTTGATGGCGGTGTTTTCCATCATATGCGATTCGCTGGCAAAATGTAAAATGCCGGATGCGAAAAATCTGAAATTGCTCGCAGCTCGCGGAATATCAACACTTTGCGAAAGCCACAGTGGTTTTCCGGTGTCGTTGGTTTCTGCAAGTGCCAGTTCTTCCAGTTGATCTTCTATTCGCTGAGCAATTTGAAAGAGCATTTTTGCACGATCCTGTGCAGACGTATTTTGCCACTCTGGAAAAGCGTTTTGGGCGGCTTCGACAGCCAGTTGCACATCGCGATGATCCGAATCGGGTAATTTCGCATAAATTTCCCCGGTTGCCGGGTTGGACGTTTCGATATAATTCCCGGAAACCGGTGCGCAAAACTCGCCGTTGATGTAATTTGCAATTGTTTTCATCTGTTTTTCAGTAGTTAAAATTTGGGTTACAGGCAAGCCGTTCTGCCGCCATCCACCGGCAGGTTGATGCCATTAATATACGCCGCAGCCGGCGATGCCAGAAATGCCGCTGCATTGGCAACCTCGTGGGCTTCGGCAAAGCGCCGTGCGGGAATCGATTCGCGCATTTTTGCAGCCATTTCCTCCGGAGTAATTCCGGCGGAATTCGCATGTTTATCAATAATATCGAACAACCGTTGTGTCTCGGTTGCGCCCGGAAGCACGTTGTTTACGGTGATCCCAAATGGCGCCAGCTCACCGGCAAGTGTTTTTGCCCAGCTTGCCACCGCGCCGCGAATGGTGTTGGAAACGCCCAAACCGGGAATCGGCTGTTTTACAGATGTCGAAATGATGTTGATGATTCTACCGTAACCGGCTGTTTTCATTCCGTTTACGAAAGTTGTCGCCAGAATTTGGTTACAAATTAAATGGCGATTGAACGCAGTTTCGAACGCGCTCGTTGCAGCGTCGATGGCGGTTCCGGCTGGCGGACCACCACTATTATTGACCAAAATATGCACCGGTTGGGGATTTGTTGATTGCCAATCACTCAACCGAATCCGGAGTTTTTCCGGCTCGTCAAAATCGCAACTTAAAAAGGTGTGCTGTTGTTGGGCCGATGATGGCAGCGATTCACATATGTTTTGCAGTTTGTCCGCGTTTCGGGCAATCAGCAGCAAATTTGCGCCAAGTTCTGCAAACAATTCTGCAATCGCCAAACCGATACCCTGAGTGCTGCCGCAAACCGCTGCGGTTTTTCCGTCCAATCGAATATTCAAAGCTATTAACCTTCTGTTATTTCTGGGTTTGGGTAAAATAGAAACTGAGTTTTTTCTCGATCTGTTTTGGCAAATCGGGAATCATCGATCGTGGAATCAGAAATG
The window above is part of the Calditrichia bacterium genome. Proteins encoded here:
- a CDS encoding aldehyde dehydrogenase, with amino-acid sequence MKTIANYINGEFCAPVSGNYIETSNPATGEIYAKLPDSDHRDVQLAVEAAQNAFPEWQNTSAQDRAKMLFQIAQRIEDQLEELALAETNDTGKPLWLSQSVDIPRAASNFRFFASGILHFASESHMMENTAINYTLRQPLGVVGCISPWNLPLYLFSWKIAPALAAGNCVIAKPSEITPMTAFLLAQICNDIELPPGVLNIIHGFGNFAGKSIVEHPDVSAISFTGGTKTGREIAKTAAPMFKKLSLEMGGKNPVIIFDDCNYDDMLATTLRSSFTNQGQICLCGSRIYVENSLYERFRNDFVEYARDLEIGDPLADGTLQGAVISGEHLQKIKSYVQLAEKEGGEILCGGNAVQLDGRCRNGWFFEPTIIEGLPIDCRVNQEEIFGPVVTIAPFDDEIEALQLANGTPYGLAATIWTEDLTRAHRLSNQLNYGIAWVNCWMLRDLRTPFGGMKQSGMGREGGFEALRFFTEPKNVCIKI
- a CDS encoding SDR family oxidoreductase, yielding MNIRLDGKTAAVCGSTQGIGLAIAELFAELGANLLLIARNADKLQNICESLPSSAQQQHTFLSCDFDEPEKLRIRLSDWQSTNPQPVHILVNNSGGPPAGTAIDAATSAFETAFNRHLICNQILATTFVNGMKTAGYGRIINIISTSVKQPIPGLGVSNTIRGAVASWAKTLAGELAPFGITVNNVLPGATETQRLFDIIDKHANSAGITPEEMAAKMRESIPARRFAEAHEVANAAAFLASPAAAYINGINLPVDGGRTACL